One window from the genome of Aminivibrio pyruvatiphilus encodes:
- the purE gene encoding 5-(carboxyamino)imidazole ribonucleotide mutase gives MRDEERSAPEIGILLGSKSDLALVRKVEEVFSFFGVTWEISVASAHRTPEDVARYASRARERGIRVLVAAAGLSAALPGVVAAHTTLPVVGIPVNAGSVGGLDALLAVAQMPPGVPVASVGIDGVKNAALFAVRILGLHREDIAARLEDWSGKEKEAVRSVRKELGDLPCPPEEVFS, from the coding sequence ATGAGAGACGAAGAGAGATCAGCACCCGAAATAGGCATTCTGCTCGGATCGAAATCCGACCTGGCACTGGTGAGGAAGGTGGAGGAGGTTTTTTCCTTCTTCGGCGTGACATGGGAAATTTCTGTTGCTTCGGCCCACAGGACCCCGGAGGATGTGGCCCGCTACGCCTCAAGGGCAAGAGAACGGGGGATCCGGGTGCTTGTGGCTGCAGCGGGTCTTTCCGCCGCCCTTCCCGGAGTGGTGGCCGCCCATACTACCCTTCCGGTGGTGGGAATTCCGGTGAATGCCGGATCAGTGGGAGGGCTTGACGCCCTGCTGGCCGTGGCCCAGATGCCTCCCGGCGTTCCCGTGGCGTCGGTGGGAATCGACGGGGTAAAAAACGCCGCCCTTTTTGCCGTGAGAATACTCGGCCTGCACAGGGAAGATATCGCAGCCAGGCTCGAGGATTGGTCCGGAAAGGAAAAGGAAGCGGTCCGCTCGGTGAGAAAGGAACTTGGGGATCTCCCCTGCCCTCCTGAAGAAGTCTTTTCCTGA
- a CDS encoding argininosuccinate synthase encodes MSKKGKVVLAYSGGLDTSVAVMWLTEQGYDVVTMTADVGQQAVDLEAAKNKALRSGAVKAYVLDLKKVFVEKFVWPSLKANGMYQSTYPLNSALSRPLIAEVMAEIAKKEGAVAVAHGCTGKGQDQVRIEVCTNALNPELQVLAPVRDWHFTREAEMEYAQAHGIPVLATAASPYSIDDNIWGRSIECGILEDPWNEPPSDAYTLTVDPWDTPDEPEYVEIAFSKGIPVALDGEKMDGPALIEALNVRAGRHGVGRIDMLEDRLVGFKSREVYECPAAITLINAHRALETLTLDKKVIAAKKELEIKFSDLTYEGYWFSPLKDAINSFIETTQEYVSGIVKVRMYKGEAVVRGMKSVDSIYSHTLATYSEGDAFDHSAAVGFIKIWGLPIKTWRQVHESKEAIEIPAQ; translated from the coding sequence ATGTCGAAAAAGGGCAAAGTGGTTCTGGCGTACAGCGGTGGTCTTGATACGTCCGTAGCCGTCATGTGGCTCACGGAACAGGGATACGACGTGGTCACCATGACGGCCGACGTGGGTCAGCAGGCGGTGGATCTCGAGGCGGCGAAGAACAAGGCCCTGCGGAGCGGAGCGGTGAAAGCCTATGTTCTCGACCTCAAGAAGGTCTTCGTGGAGAAATTCGTCTGGCCCTCCCTGAAGGCAAACGGCATGTACCAGAGCACCTATCCTCTGAACTCGGCCCTTTCGAGGCCTCTCATCGCGGAGGTCATGGCGGAGATAGCGAAGAAGGAAGGAGCTGTGGCCGTCGCCCACGGCTGCACCGGCAAAGGACAGGACCAGGTCCGCATCGAGGTGTGCACCAATGCGCTCAACCCCGAGCTGCAGGTGCTCGCCCCCGTCCGCGACTGGCACTTCACCCGCGAGGCGGAGATGGAGTATGCACAGGCCCACGGAATTCCCGTCCTTGCGACGGCCGCTTCGCCCTACAGCATTGACGACAACATCTGGGGCAGGTCCATCGAATGCGGCATTCTGGAGGATCCGTGGAATGAACCTCCTTCGGACGCCTACACCCTGACGGTCGATCCCTGGGACACTCCGGATGAGCCGGAATACGTGGAGATCGCCTTCAGCAAGGGAATCCCCGTAGCTCTCGACGGAGAGAAGATGGACGGTCCGGCTCTTATCGAAGCACTGAACGTCAGGGCCGGCCGGCACGGAGTCGGAAGGATCGACATGCTGGAAGACCGGCTTGTGGGGTTCAAGAGCAGGGAAGTCTATGAATGCCCCGCTGCCATTACCCTGATCAACGCCCACCGGGCCCTTGAGACCCTGACCCTTGACAAGAAGGTCATCGCCGCAAAGAAAGAACTGGAAATCAAGTTCAGCGACCTCACCTACGAAGGCTACTGGTTCTCTCCCCTGAAGGACGCCATCAACTCCTTTATCGAAACAACCCAGGAGTACGTTTCAGGGATTGTAAAAGTCAGGATGTACAAGGGAGAAGCCGTAGTGAGAGGCATGAAGTCAGTGGATTCCATCTACAGCCATACCCTCGCCACCTATTCGGAAGGAGACGCCTTCGACCACAGCGCCGCCGTGGGCTTCATCAAGATATGGGGTCTTCCCATCAAGACGTGGAGGCAGGTGCACGAGTCCAAGGAAGCCATCGAGATCCCCGCCCAGTAA
- the surE gene encoding 5'/3'-nucleotidase SurE yields the protein MKLLITNDDGVFAPGIVELASALCRLGHECAVTAPDRERSSVGHSITLTRPLRLWKAAPGPYPPECAVFACDGTPSDCVVLGMEEIMPDPELVVSGINRGPNLGDDLTYSGTVSAAMEGVILGRGAIAFSLDCHESDQEQHYETASTVAGALIEFISSNPLPRGVLLNVNVPNVPLSLLRGIRVTRKGVRLYEGKVTRFTDPGGRTYYWVAGRPEDQLEEGSDVWAAANGYVSVTPVHMDMTHFPSIDTLTADGAEKINFK from the coding sequence ATGAAACTGCTCATCACCAATGACGACGGAGTTTTCGCCCCCGGCATCGTGGAACTGGCTTCAGCCCTCTGCCGGCTGGGGCACGAATGTGCCGTCACCGCCCCCGACCGGGAGCGGAGCAGCGTCGGGCACTCCATCACCCTGACCCGGCCTCTCCGGCTCTGGAAGGCCGCCCCGGGACCCTATCCTCCCGAATGCGCCGTTTTCGCCTGCGACGGCACTCCCTCTGACTGTGTCGTCCTTGGGATGGAGGAGATCATGCCCGATCCGGAGCTCGTGGTCTCCGGAATCAACAGGGGACCGAACCTGGGCGACGACCTGACCTATTCGGGAACGGTATCGGCAGCCATGGAAGGGGTCATCCTCGGACGGGGAGCCATCGCCTTCTCCCTGGACTGCCATGAAAGCGACCAGGAACAGCATTATGAAACCGCCTCTACGGTTGCCGGGGCCCTGATCGAATTCATCAGCTCCAATCCTCTTCCCCGGGGAGTCCTTCTGAACGTGAACGTCCCCAATGTTCCCCTGTCCCTCCTCAGGGGCATCAGGGTCACCAGGAAGGGCGTCCGGCTGTACGAGGGAAAGGTGACCCGCTTTACCGATCCCGGAGGAAGGACCTACTACTGGGTGGCGGGACGCCCGGAGGATCAGCTCGAGGAGGGCAGCGACGTCTGGGCGGCGGCAAACGGGTACGTTTCTGTAACTCCCGTACACATGGACATGACCCATTTTCCTTCCATCGACACTCTCACAGCAGACGGCGCCGAAAAAATAAACTTCAAGTAA
- a CDS encoding site-2 protease family protein translates to MLRMPALADLLLSVPAVLWAITFHEFCHGYMAYRLGDPTAARMGRLTLNPLHHFDPIGALMLLLFRFGWAKPVPVDPRYFKHPRRDMFLVSIAGVSGNFLTAFLFGMIARLFPYPFLAIPALRQFIFLMIVINIGLAVFNLIPIPPLDGSKLLYPLLPPALLEKYFWLERYGFFILMILVALGVVQAIMGPVVMFFLRLILL, encoded by the coding sequence ATGTTGCGTATGCCCGCACTTGCGGACCTGTTACTGAGCGTACCTGCCGTTCTCTGGGCCATAACCTTCCACGAGTTCTGCCATGGCTATATGGCATACCGGCTCGGAGACCCCACGGCTGCCCGGATGGGCAGGCTGACCCTCAACCCCCTGCATCATTTTGACCCCATAGGAGCCCTCATGCTCCTTCTGTTCAGGTTCGGATGGGCAAAGCCGGTGCCCGTGGACCCGAGATATTTCAAGCATCCCCGGAGGGATATGTTCCTCGTCTCCATTGCGGGAGTGAGCGGAAACTTTCTCACGGCCTTCCTGTTCGGTATGATCGCCAGGCTCTTTCCGTACCCGTTTCTCGCGATTCCGGCCCTGAGACAGTTCATCTTCCTGATGATCGTCATCAACATCGGCCTCGCCGTTTTCAACCTCATCCCCATTCCGCCCCTCGACGGTTCGAAGTTGCTATACCCCCTTCTGCCGCCGGCGCTCCTGGAGAAGTATTTCTGGCTCGAACGGTACGGTTTTTTCATCCTCATGATCCTTGTCGCTCTCGGTGTGGTGCAGGCCATCATGGGGCCCGTGGTGATGTTTTTCCTCAGGTTGATACTTCTGTAG
- a CDS encoding CBS domain-containing protein translates to MKVITSHMGNDFDSLASMVAAQKLYPGARLCLAGSASRTVREFLKKHGNRWSVATPKKIKFDEITMLVVVDARSRSRIGPFASLLGKKNIPVHVYDHHPPSSDDIDAEFIAIEPVGATTTLLVEILLERRIPISSCEATLFATGIYEDTGGLTFSGTTPRDFAAVARMKELGADLTSIPTFIEMTFSAPERKILDSLIENGWVRFINGAKAVFSAVSSPGYVDGLSLFVHRLRDYFDADIAIAAVRMDTRTYLIGRSHDDILDMAAFLSPLGGGGHPQAASVTLHNAKPLPLVKEMELRLSEAVKPSLTAGDIMTSPVMVIPPDSSVDDAYRIMIRYGHSALPVVKGKAILGLITRKDLDKAHLHGFGKTLIREFMTEGVISISREASVHEAHRLFVTHSIGRLPVTDGNRIAGIITRTDLVKALYPLSLPREERSGAPELPWTEDVSWLLEKSLAPESICLLRTLGERAEKLGMRAYIVGGIVRDLFLGRDNLDLDIVVEGDAPRFLKSWEKDGLRVSVHERYKTGTVVFPGGKKVDVATARREFYEFPVAQPKVFTDSLKHDLYRRDFTVNAMAVSINQSTWGVLVDFFGGRRDLGKKILKVLHNLSFVEDPTRVLRGIRLEQRLGLALEDNTLRLLRSCVRGGLLVRLSGFRLRSELELSFRERFPYPAAKRMEELGVWEVLFPGLRLGETGRRTFRRLGAFLGRISRDFPDFRGRQWLAFFSALLMESPENIRLAAIDRLNLPESERGIVVKCLSELGAVEHELGGRSGPSNSQIYAFLRDADPAACLFWSAATGRWRVRRRILLYLTRLHRTSSLLKGRDLIELGYGATPRIGAILEKLKILRLDGILENRDDEVRYVRYNFPL, encoded by the coding sequence GTGAAGGTCATAACCAGTCACATGGGCAACGATTTTGACTCGCTTGCAAGCATGGTGGCGGCCCAGAAGCTTTATCCCGGTGCCAGGCTCTGCCTGGCCGGTTCCGCAAGCCGTACGGTGAGGGAGTTTCTCAAGAAGCACGGCAACCGGTGGTCAGTGGCGACCCCGAAGAAAATCAAGTTTGACGAAATCACCATGCTCGTCGTGGTGGACGCGAGATCCCGTTCGAGAATTGGCCCCTTCGCCTCCCTGCTCGGAAAGAAGAACATCCCGGTTCACGTCTACGACCATCACCCTCCCTCCTCCGACGATATCGACGCCGAGTTCATCGCCATCGAACCGGTTGGGGCAACCACCACGCTCCTCGTGGAAATTCTCCTCGAAAGGAGAATCCCCATCTCCTCCTGTGAGGCAACCCTCTTTGCCACCGGTATTTACGAGGATACCGGCGGCCTCACCTTCAGCGGAACAACGCCCAGGGATTTTGCTGCCGTCGCCAGAATGAAGGAGCTCGGGGCCGACCTCACGAGCATACCGACATTCATAGAAATGACCTTCTCCGCTCCGGAGAGGAAAATTCTCGACAGCCTCATAGAAAACGGCTGGGTCAGGTTCATCAACGGCGCAAAAGCCGTTTTTTCCGCGGTCTCCTCCCCCGGATACGTGGACGGCCTTTCCCTGTTCGTCCACAGGCTGAGGGACTATTTCGACGCCGATATAGCCATCGCCGCGGTCCGGATGGATACCCGGACCTACCTGATCGGGCGAAGCCATGACGATATTCTCGATATGGCGGCCTTTCTTTCTCCCCTCGGAGGCGGCGGACATCCGCAGGCGGCTTCGGTAACCCTCCATAACGCCAAGCCTCTCCCCCTCGTAAAGGAAATGGAGCTTCGGCTTTCCGAAGCGGTAAAACCTTCGCTGACCGCAGGAGATATCATGACGTCGCCCGTCATGGTGATTCCGCCGGATTCCTCCGTGGATGACGCCTACAGGATCATGATACGGTACGGCCATTCCGCCCTCCCCGTGGTGAAGGGAAAGGCCATCCTCGGCCTCATCACGAGGAAAGACCTGGACAAGGCTCACCTCCACGGTTTCGGCAAGACCCTCATCAGGGAATTCATGACCGAGGGAGTCATCAGCATTTCGAGGGAAGCCTCGGTTCATGAGGCCCACAGGCTTTTCGTCACCCACAGCATCGGGCGCCTGCCCGTCACCGACGGAAACCGGATTGCGGGTATCATCACCCGCACCGACCTTGTGAAAGCCCTCTATCCCCTGTCTCTTCCCAGAGAAGAGAGAAGCGGCGCCCCGGAGCTTCCCTGGACCGAGGACGTTTCGTGGCTTCTTGAAAAAAGCCTCGCCCCGGAATCCATCTGCCTCCTGAGAACCCTGGGGGAACGGGCGGAAAAGCTCGGAATGAGAGCCTACATCGTCGGCGGAATCGTGCGGGACCTTTTTCTCGGAAGGGACAATCTCGACCTGGACATCGTGGTGGAGGGTGACGCCCCCCGATTTCTGAAAAGCTGGGAAAAAGACGGCCTCCGGGTGTCCGTTCACGAACGGTACAAGACGGGCACAGTGGTATTCCCGGGAGGAAAAAAAGTCGATGTGGCCACCGCCCGGCGGGAGTTTTACGAATTTCCCGTCGCCCAGCCGAAGGTGTTTACCGATTCCCTGAAGCACGATCTGTACCGGCGTGACTTTACGGTAAACGCCATGGCCGTTTCCATAAACCAATCCACGTGGGGCGTCCTGGTGGATTTCTTCGGCGGACGGAGGGACCTAGGGAAGAAAATCCTGAAGGTCCTCCACAACCTGAGTTTCGTGGAAGACCCCACCAGGGTCCTGAGAGGAATCCGGCTGGAGCAGCGCCTCGGCCTTGCCCTGGAGGACAATACCCTGAGGCTCCTGAGAAGCTGCGTGCGGGGAGGCCTTCTCGTAAGACTCTCGGGCTTCCGGCTCAGGAGCGAGCTTGAACTGTCCTTCAGGGAGCGTTTCCCTTACCCGGCGGCAAAACGGATGGAAGAGCTTGGAGTCTGGGAAGTACTTTTCCCGGGGCTCCGTCTCGGCGAAACCGGAAGGAGAACCTTCAGACGCCTCGGCGCCTTTCTCGGCCGTATTTCAAGGGATTTTCCGGATTTCCGGGGCAGACAGTGGCTGGCCTTCTTTTCCGCCCTTCTCATGGAATCCCCGGAGAATATACGGCTTGCCGCCATTGACAGGCTGAACCTTCCCGAGTCTGAGCGGGGCATCGTGGTTAAATGCCTTTCAGAACTGGGAGCGGTGGAGCACGAACTCGGAGGCCGCTCGGGACCTTCGAATTCCCAAATATATGCCTTTCTCAGGGATGCGGACCCGGCGGCCTGCCTCTTCTGGAGTGCCGCTACAGGCCGATGGAGGGTCCGGAGAAGGATTCTTCTGTACCTTACCAGGCTCCACCGCACATCCTCCCTTCTGAAAGGCAGGGACCTGATCGAACTGGGATACGGGGCGACCCCGAGAATCGGGGCCATCCTCGAAAAGCTGAAAATACTCAGGCTTGACGGTATCCTTGAAAATCGGGATGATGAGGTCCGCTACGTGCGGTATAATTTCCCCCTGTGA
- the coaE gene encoding dephospho-CoA kinase (Dephospho-CoA kinase (CoaE) performs the final step in coenzyme A biosynthesis.), with amino-acid sequence MLALGVTGDVGAGKSTLTRFWKEMGASVLDADEIVRSLWKRPDVIGKAVSRWGRGVADNGGNILRGEIAARAFSCAEDYAWLCGLLHPLVRIEMERISASLEGWVVAEIPLLFEGGVPEWIDATVYLAAPEEKRRDRNSVRGWDGKEILRRESFLLPSEEKKRRADMVLENTGTLEDLRETAGKKALFFRRLSGLVRYTVTFQRYEDALLYRDFLWKERLGSDFHCFRSDTMEKNTENWLVSFISRESFFAGLSRPHVMDRARGPYTATIRRMPYKKRIALSEELSQ; translated from the coding sequence ATGCTGGCTTTGGGAGTAACAGGAGACGTTGGGGCTGGTAAATCGACGCTGACCCGTTTCTGGAAGGAAATGGGGGCTTCCGTCCTGGATGCGGACGAGATCGTCCGGAGCCTGTGGAAGCGCCCCGATGTCATCGGCAAGGCGGTCTCACGGTGGGGCAGGGGAGTGGCGGACAACGGCGGGAACATCCTTCGGGGAGAAATAGCGGCCCGGGCCTTCAGCTGCGCGGAAGATTACGCCTGGCTCTGCGGGCTGCTTCACCCTCTCGTCAGGATTGAAATGGAACGCATCTCCGCCTCCCTGGAAGGCTGGGTGGTGGCCGAAATACCCCTTCTTTTCGAGGGCGGGGTGCCCGAATGGATCGACGCTACGGTCTACCTGGCCGCCCCGGAAGAAAAAAGAAGGGATCGAAATTCTGTGAGGGGATGGGACGGAAAGGAAATTCTCAGGAGAGAATCTTTTCTTCTTCCGTCGGAGGAAAAAAAGCGCCGGGCGGACATGGTGCTTGAAAACACCGGCACCCTTGAAGATCTCAGGGAGACGGCGGGAAAGAAAGCACTTTTTTTCCGCCGCCTTTCAGGCCTTGTCCGGTACACCGTGACCTTCCAGCGATACGAGGATGCTCTTCTGTACCGTGATTTTCTCTGGAAAGAACGGCTCGGGAGCGATTTCCACTGCTTCAGGAGCGACACCATGGAGAAAAACACGGAAAACTGGCTCGTTTCCTTTATTTCCCGCGAGAGTTTCTTTGCCGGGCTTTCCCGTCCTCACGTAATGGACCGCGCCAGGGGCCCCTACACGGCCACCATACGGCGGATGCCCTACAAAAAGCGCATTGCCCTTTCGGAGGAACTCTCGCAGTGA
- a CDS encoding ATP-dependent helicase: MHDEKKLLEKLNPRQREAVAYCDGPLLVLAGAGSGKTRVLAHKIAYLVAKGLARPEDILAVTFTNKAASEMKERVRALLGETGREMQICTFHSFGLRFLFRNRAVLPSVGLKEGFAIFDRGDSRSLVKEIMEGLNIDTKQFEPSSMLDRISTVKNDCLPAGRSSPLLEGIYGDVFTAYNEALRRQNAVDFDDLLLLPLRLLTSGTDLLERERNRLSWILVDEYQDVNRPQYLTLGKLVGPKRKIMVVGDPDQSIYGWRGADMTMILNFEQDFPSAKVVILDQNYRSSGTILGAANALIEGNSKRRKKDLWTARNMGEKIYTLLGQTEYQEADFLVSEIRRLHDREGYSYGDMALLYRINAMSRVYEQKFLENRVPYRVVRGTAFYDRKEVKDILSFLRAAVNPLDRVSLTRIANIPARGLGKKSLEKVFAFLESLPALSAGEYWKTLAEGVRAAEGKAGTGLKDLARHMVKILSLSDSLADILTYILDSMGYEDILRKDDPDGWEERVENIRELRSIVPAGGDLSEMLAEAALFTDLEKLDLDDKNAVNLLTLHAAKGLEFPVVFLVGMEEAVFPHFKCLEDRENMEEERRLCYVGMTRAEERLYMTGVRSRRLFGTTFRNGFSRFLWEIPDKFKTVDDRGEEEKQHAGFGSNRRRWGW; this comes from the coding sequence ATGCACGATGAAAAAAAACTCCTGGAAAAACTGAATCCCCGACAGAGGGAAGCGGTCGCCTACTGCGACGGCCCCCTTCTGGTCCTGGCAGGCGCCGGAAGCGGCAAGACCAGGGTCCTGGCCCATAAAATCGCCTATCTCGTGGCAAAGGGACTGGCCAGGCCGGAAGATATTCTTGCCGTGACGTTCACCAACAAGGCCGCCAGCGAAATGAAGGAACGGGTCAGGGCGCTTCTCGGGGAAACGGGACGGGAGATGCAGATCTGCACTTTCCACTCCTTTGGCCTGCGTTTTCTTTTCCGGAACAGGGCAGTGCTTCCCTCAGTCGGACTGAAGGAAGGCTTCGCTATTTTCGACAGGGGAGACAGCCGTTCCCTGGTCAAGGAGATCATGGAAGGGCTCAATATCGACACGAAGCAGTTCGAGCCTTCATCCATGCTCGACCGTATCTCCACGGTCAAGAACGACTGCCTCCCGGCGGGAAGGTCTTCCCCCCTGCTCGAGGGGATCTACGGCGACGTTTTTACCGCCTACAACGAAGCCCTGAGACGGCAGAACGCCGTCGACTTTGACGACCTGCTTCTTCTTCCCCTCCGCCTGCTCACCTCCGGTACCGATCTGCTGGAAAGGGAGCGAAACCGACTTTCGTGGATCCTGGTGGACGAATACCAGGACGTCAACAGGCCCCAATACCTCACCCTCGGGAAGCTGGTGGGACCGAAGCGCAAAATAATGGTGGTGGGGGACCCTGACCAGTCGATCTACGGCTGGCGGGGCGCCGACATGACCATGATCCTCAATTTCGAACAGGATTTCCCCTCGGCAAAGGTCGTCATTCTCGACCAGAATTACCGGTCTTCCGGCACCATCCTCGGGGCGGCGAACGCCCTGATCGAAGGCAATTCAAAGAGGCGGAAAAAAGACCTGTGGACTGCCCGCAACATGGGGGAGAAAATTTACACGCTCCTCGGCCAGACGGAGTACCAGGAGGCGGATTTCCTGGTGTCGGAGATACGGAGACTTCATGACAGGGAGGGGTACAGCTACGGCGATATGGCCCTCCTGTACCGCATCAACGCCATGAGCCGGGTCTACGAACAAAAATTCCTCGAAAACCGGGTTCCCTACCGGGTCGTGCGGGGAACGGCCTTTTACGACCGGAAGGAAGTGAAGGATATCCTCTCCTTCCTCAGGGCGGCGGTGAACCCCCTGGACAGGGTCTCCCTTACCCGAATCGCCAATATCCCGGCAAGAGGGCTCGGAAAGAAGAGCCTGGAAAAGGTGTTCGCCTTCCTGGAATCCCTGCCGGCCCTTTCCGCCGGGGAGTACTGGAAGACCCTGGCGGAAGGGGTCAGGGCGGCGGAAGGAAAGGCAGGGACAGGGCTGAAAGACCTGGCACGGCACATGGTGAAGATTCTCTCCCTTTCCGACAGCCTGGCTGACATACTGACCTACATTCTCGATTCCATGGGATACGAGGACATCCTCAGGAAGGATGATCCCGACGGGTGGGAAGAGAGGGTGGAAAACATCAGGGAACTGCGCTCCATAGTTCCCGCAGGCGGCGACCTCTCCGAAATGCTCGCCGAGGCGGCACTCTTCACGGACCTTGAAAAGCTCGACCTTGACGACAAGAACGCGGTGAACCTCCTGACCCTTCATGCTGCGAAGGGGCTCGAGTTTCCCGTGGTTTTTCTTGTCGGAATGGAAGAGGCGGTCTTTCCCCACTTCAAATGCCTGGAGGACAGGGAGAACATGGAAGAGGAGCGGCGGCTCTGCTACGTGGGCATGACCCGGGCCGAGGAACGGCTCTATATGACCGGGGTCAGGTCCCGCAGGCTCTTCGGCACCACATTCCGCAACGGTTTTTCCCGTTTTCTCTGGGAAATCCCTGACAAGTTCAAAACTGTGGACGACAGGGGCGAGGAGGAAAAACAGCATGCTGGCTTTGGGAGTAACAGGAGACGTTGGGGCTGGTAA
- the hypB gene encoding hydrogenase nickel incorporation protein HypB: MSRIVTLQQSIMAEDEKFAASIREANRKRGLLMVNLIGSPGCGKTTLLERTAKDSGLSFAVIEGDLATSRDAERLDVLGVPVVQVNTHGGCHLEANVVEKAMEALPLDSLDVLFVENVGNLVCPAEFDLGEDFKAAMLSTPEGADKPLKYPYLFSSSKIVLLTKTDLLPYLPFDMKMFSGDVKSLNPEAPVLHLNGLTGEGFGGWTDFLKDRIKEKKADAR, translated from the coding sequence ATGAGCAGGATCGTTACCCTTCAGCAGTCAATTATGGCCGAGGACGAAAAATTCGCCGCATCCATCAGGGAAGCGAACAGAAAAAGAGGTCTCCTCATGGTGAACCTCATCGGTTCTCCCGGGTGCGGGAAGACGACTCTCCTCGAGCGGACCGCGAAAGACTCCGGCCTCTCCTTCGCCGTAATCGAGGGAGACCTGGCGACGAGCAGGGATGCGGAACGGCTCGATGTTCTCGGTGTCCCTGTTGTTCAGGTGAATACTCACGGAGGATGCCACCTGGAGGCGAACGTGGTGGAAAAGGCAATGGAAGCTCTCCCCCTGGACTCCCTCGACGTCCTCTTTGTCGAAAACGTGGGAAACCTGGTGTGCCCCGCGGAATTCGACCTTGGCGAGGACTTCAAGGCGGCCATGCTGAGTACGCCGGAAGGAGCGGACAAACCGCTGAAATATCCCTACCTTTTCAGCTCCTCAAAGATCGTTCTTCTGACCAAGACCGACCTCCTTCCCTACCTTCCCTTCGATATGAAGATGTTCTCCGGCGATGTAAAATCCCTCAACCCGGAAGCACCGGTCCTGCACCTCAACGGGCTCACCGGTGAGGGATTCGGGGGATGGACGGACTTTCTGAAAGACAGGATCAAGGAGAAAAAAGCGGATGCACGATGA
- the hypA gene encoding hydrogenase maturation nickel metallochaperone HypA, translating into MHEVSLAESIVTALLQMQEEQRWKSVVEVRLRIGVLRQVFPDILSFAFSTVSRGTALEGARLVVEDVPLSFRCRDCGTSWKDETALCPSCGSIHRETVAGMELEIESVEVEEQS; encoded by the coding sequence ATGCATGAAGTCTCTCTCGCGGAATCTATTGTAACCGCCCTGCTTCAAATGCAGGAAGAACAGCGCTGGAAATCCGTCGTGGAAGTCCGGCTCAGGATCGGTGTCCTGAGACAGGTCTTCCCCGACATTCTTTCTTTCGCATTCAGCACCGTCTCCCGGGGCACCGCCCTTGAAGGAGCCCGTCTCGTCGTGGAGGACGTTCCCCTTTCCTTCCGGTGCAGAGACTGCGGAACGTCGTGGAAGGACGAGACTGCCCTGTGCCCTTCCTGCGGATCGATTCACCGGGAAACGGTAGCGGGGATGGAACTGGAAATTGAATCGGTGGAGGTAGAAGAGCAATCATGA
- the hpf gene encoding ribosome hibernation-promoting factor, HPF/YfiA family, protein MDIRFVTRGVELKDDLKDYMENKMSKLERFFSRIIDGQVVMSFGRGLFTVEITSNANGVIMRGQSSAPDMRKAFDQGLKNLERQIKRHNAYLKDRAQLKTHDVSFELPLTEVEPPIPPEEEIVKVKRFPLRPMSAKEATMQMDLLGHEFFLFKNAESGSVNVVYKRKDGGYGLLEPSE, encoded by the coding sequence ATGGACATACGCTTTGTCACCCGCGGGGTCGAACTGAAGGACGACCTGAAGGACTACATGGAAAACAAGATGTCCAAGCTTGAGAGATTTTTCAGCCGCATCATCGACGGCCAGGTTGTGATGAGCTTCGGGAGGGGACTGTTCACCGTGGAGATCACCTCCAACGCCAACGGGGTCATTATGAGAGGGCAGTCCAGTGCCCCGGACATGAGGAAGGCCTTCGACCAGGGGCTTAAGAATCTGGAGCGGCAGATCAAGAGGCACAATGCATACCTGAAGGACCGGGCCCAGCTGAAAACCCATGACGTTTCCTTCGAGCTGCCCTTGACCGAGGTTGAGCCGCCCATTCCTCCCGAAGAGGAGATCGTGAAGGTGAAGCGTTTCCCCCTGCGCCCCATGAGCGCGAAAGAAGCGACCATGCAGATGGACCTTCTCGGTCACGAGTTTTTCCTCTTCAAGAATGCGGAATCCGGTTCCGTCAACGTCGTCTACAAACGGAAGGACGGCGGGTACGGTCTCCTCGAACCTTCGGAGTGA